The following proteins are co-located in the Vigna angularis cultivar LongXiaoDou No.4 chromosome 2, ASM1680809v1, whole genome shotgun sequence genome:
- the LOC108347908 gene encoding protein MARD1 codes for MLLRNRSRAVSKPGLMADHSSQQSPSQNYAKTIPSLFGSPKFRDFTNKCLSSGTEALRSPTSILDARALSPFAFGNPFSTPPNKISPPSRTSWDKPDSKGLGLALVGAFKDDDNPIHDHSETNKGNVLLRVKIPFESQTCSDDFGTKTKDSKNSSGSGSFAKDDCASTCVRALSWSEMELSEEYTCVISHGPNPKTTHIFNNCIVVETYYSLPQNQNSHSAASANFLSFCHTCKKHLDQTKDIFIYRGEKAFCSRECRHQEMVLDGIENLEFESNGFS; via the exons ATGCTGCTGAGGAACAGATCAAGAGCAGTGAGCAAGCCAGGTTTGATGGCTGATCATAGCTCTCAGCAATCCCCCAGTCAAAACTATGCTAAAACTATACCCTCTCTATTTGGGTCACCAAAATTCAGAGATTTCACCAACAAGTGTCTCTCCTCTGGAACCGAGGCCTTAAGGAGTCCAACTTCAATTCTTGATGCCAGAGCATTATCCCCTTTTGCTTTTGGAAATCCATTCTCAACTCCTCCAAACAAAATCTCCCCACCAAGCAGAACTTCCTGGGACAAGCCTGATTCAAAGGGTCTTGGTCTTGCTCTTGTTGGTGCTTTCAAAGATGACGATAACCCAATTCATGACCACTCTGAGACCAACAAAGGAAACGTTCTGCTTAGAGTGAAAATCCCATTTGAATCTCAGACGTGCTCTGATGATTTTGGAACCAAAACCAAGGATTCAAAAAACTCATCAGGGTCAGGAAGTTTTGCAAAGGATGATTGTGCTTCGACATGTGTGAGGGCTCTGTCTTGGAGTGAGATGGAGCTTTCTGAGGAATATACATGCGTGATATCCCATGGACCTAACCCAAAAACCACACACATATTCAATAATTGCATTGTGGTGGAGACCTATTATTCTCTCCCCCAAAACCAAAACTCTCATTCTGCTGCCTCCGCAAATTTCCTCAGCTTCTGTCACACTTGCAAGAAACATCTTGACCAGACCAAGGACATCTTTATTTATAG AGGAGAGAAAGCTTTCTGTAGCAGGGAGTGCCGCCACCAAGAAATGGTGCTGGATGGAATAGAAAATTTAGAGTTTGAAAGCAATGGGTTTTCTTGA